TGTGCGGCGCGGCAGTCCATCCAGAGCGCCGTAGGAAAACGTCACGGTGCGGGGGTCCAAAACTTCCGCCATGACGCGTCCGCGCCGGCCGCGCCGGAAACCGCGCACCTCGAACAGGTCGGCGAAGTCGGCGTCGAAGTCCAGGGCCACGCGCACCCGCAGCCGCCGGTCGCCGTAGTTGCGGATCACCAACATCTCGTAGCACGCCGACTCCCACAGGAACTTGGCTCTGGAGACGTGTATGGTGTCTTTGGGCAGTACCAGCACGCCGCCTTCGAACACGTCCGGATTGGTGAGATCCACGTTGAGCACGGCGTTGTTGTTCTGCACCGTGGAGGACAGCAGCAGCGGGCGGCGCCCCTGGATGGTGAAAGCGAGCTTGGATAGATATCGCGTGTCCTGGTGGAAGATCCCTTCGGGGCTGTGCTCCGCCGCCACCAGGTCGCCGTAGTGGTCGAACATGGCGAACGTGTCGCCGTGCTTGAGCGTCCGTGGCCGCCGCTCAGCCAGCGAGGAGGTGGCCGGAATATAGAACTCCGGCGTGGGACCCTGGGCCAATGGTTGGCTTTGCGCTACGCTCACGGTCAGCTCCTGCTCAAGCGGCCCTCGTCGCGCGCTCGGCCGCCGCCAAGGCCCGATAGACGGAGAGATAATCGCGCGCCATGCGCTCCGCAGAGAAGCGCTCCTCGAAGCGGTGCCGCACGACCGCCCGGTCCAGCATGTGGACCCGCCGCACGGCATCCACCGCGGCCTCGATCGACTCCACGATGAATCCGGTCACGCCCGGCTCCACCACTTCCGGCACGGAGCCGCAGCGCCAGGCGATCACCGGCGTGCCGCAGGACATGGCCTCGATCATCACCAGCCCGAAGGGCTCCGGCCAGTCGATAGGGAAGAGAAGCCCCAGCGCGTTGCCCAGGAACTCGGACTTTTGCGCTTCATCGATCTCGCCGATGAACTCCACCTGCGGGTCGGCGAGCAAGGGCTTTATTCTTTCTTGAAAGTACGTCTCGTCCACCTTGTCCACCTTGGCGGCGATCATGAGCCGCACGCCCGCCCGGCGCGCGATCTCGATGGCGCGATCGGGGCGCTTCTCGGGCGAGATGCGCCCGAGGAACGCCAGATAGTCGCCCTTCGGCACCGGGTTGAAGCGGCACACGTCCCTGGGCAGCCCATGGTAGACCGTC
The window above is part of the Pelomicrobium methylotrophicum genome. Proteins encoded here:
- a CDS encoding glycosyltransferase family 4 protein, with product MRIAQIAPLIESVPPRLYGGTERVVHYLTEELVRQGHDVTLFASGDSATSARLVACVPEALRLNPRVKEPLPYMVLQLEQVRQRAREFDVLHFHIDFVHFPIFRDMARRTVTTLHGRLDLPDIHPVYREFCDMPLVSISHHQRLPMPPVHWAGTVYHGLPRDVCRFNPVPKGDYLAFLGRISPEKRPDRAIEIARRAGVRLMIAAKVDKVDETYFQERIKPLLADPQVEFIGEIDEAQKSEFLGNALGLLFPIDWPEPFGLVMIEAMSCGTPVIAWRCGSVPEVVEPGVTGFIVESIEAAVDAVRRVHMLDRAVVRHRFEERFSAERMARDYLSVYRALAAAERATRAA